In the genome of Malania oleifera isolate guangnan ecotype guangnan chromosome 5, ASM2987363v1, whole genome shotgun sequence, the window GAGCATTTTGTCAATTTCCGGTGAAAATGTTTTCTGCAATTAATGCTGTTACAGTGAATTTCTTACAGTGGGGACTGAAGCCAATTGTTTTGCTCATATTGTGCATGAGGAGAACCGGCGGGCTTTTTCTTTCAACCCATTGAAATTCATGGAAGCTACAACTTCAAGGCACAGGCGCTCTGTGAGGTAAGAAGCTTTCTTCTTCTCTCGCTCTCCCTCTCTCATGTTCTCTGTTTTCATCCATTTTCTGTAACTCAAGAGATGGTCAGCTTGAACACTACTGTGCAACATACATGTGGCTTCTGGGTGAAGAGGGAACCAAAGGTTCTACTGCTGCATGTGGTGTTTCATAACAAGATTAACTTATAGTAAAAACTTCTGGGCTATATGTATATGGCAGGAAGCCTACTTGTAGTGGAAGTTTGCTTGTTTAATTCTTTTAGCTGGTACCCATGTATGCAAGTAGCTAGTCTAACAAATTCTGAGATCAGTTTTGGTGGGAACAACAAAAGAGCTTCATCCAGGGCGGGAAAGATCTTAAATCATAAATGCCTAATGATTTTGGATGAGAATTTCAAATATTTGAACTGCATAAAACAAGTAGAACTCCCGCAATGATTTGCACTGCATTCCAGTGAGACTCTTCGTTGTTTTGTTTTGACAGTGATCCTGCTGAGATAAGATCCAAGGAGGATGCATTGAATAACACGGCTGAAGCTTCTACTTATCTTAAATTGGTAAGAAGTTCACTTTATATCTTTTATGTTTTATGCTCTTGCTTCACTGATTCAAGACTAGCTTCATTGATGGTTTTCTTTTCCTCGtgggaaaattattttttgttctttcttctttAAAACTTTGATATTGTGCCATCCATGTCTGATTTTTAGATTTTGTTACAAAATAGGATATGGGGCAGCTGAAGAAAAGTGCCGTACCCAAGAAGAGGCAATCTTTCAACACTGAAGTTCAAAATTCTTTGAAGCAAGAGGTAAAAAACTTGACTCATTCATCTAACTGTTCACTTTTGTGGAATATTTACAAAACTTGAGGAAATATTTGTGTTAGCAAGTGGGCAgcatatttctttctttcttagaGATATTAGTGAAATTGGGAATTCCCTAAAATCTGCAATCTGTCTATTTGTTATTTGTAGATACTTTTTATGAATTAAAGAAATCATTGATGTTGATATATGACATATATACTAggtatctttttttaaaaatgagtGTAATATAATTATAAGTGAAGCATGGTGCTAACTAGTGTCCAAGCACAAGGTGTCAGacagttaaaaataaataaataaatcaagcAAACAGGTGGGTTCCTTGTTATGCATGTTTTAACCCAGTTCAGGATTCAAACAAACTTGGAATTCTTTTGATTCACATCCACTTCATTAGTAATTGTATCTTCTGTTTCAGATTCTACAGCTTCAGAAGGGTTTACTGGACCAAGTTGTCGCTCGGTGTGCTCTGGAGAAGGCATTGGGTCATAGCTCTTCTCCCTGCGAGACTGCGACTGTAAACTCAATGCCCAAGGTAGCTTATTCCTCAAATGAGTAACACGTTTATCGTTGCCAATGCATAGCTGGGTGAATTCTTTGTGCTTGAATGCACTGTGGTTAATCTAGATGCATTTCCTCTATTTGTCATTACTTATTAACTAATATTAAAAGAACAGTAGTTAGCCGCCTAAGCAAAGAATTTCGCCAAATAGGCAATATATTGGATCTTCATGGTCATGGAGTTTTCGTCTGACCATGAGTGCTGTTTGCATTAGATATTCCAAGTGTTGTTGGGGACAAAAGGGAAAAGGTGGTTTTCAGAATGTGTTTCAAACTGATGGATTACACTTATCATGACTAATCTTCTGAGAGTTGGTTTCATTGTATCACGCATACATTTTACTAAATAAGTTGGGCTTTTATTGATCATTGGATATTATTTCTTCTTGACTTCAGGCTGCGGAGGATCTTATCAAGGAAATTGCAATACTAGAGTTGGAAGTTAAGCATTTGGAGAAGTATCTTCTGTCCATGTATCGGAAACAATTTGATCGACAGGTTTCATCCTTATCATCCATTGATGAAAAGTTGAAATCAGGTTCAGCGAGACATAAAGGCGTTCTTTTAGAAGATTCTGGACATGATACTACTTCAAAGAAAGAAAATTCAGTGATTCATTCTGGTCATCCCCTGACACCTCTAAATTCAATTGACAAGCCTCCAAAGGAATGTAATGACACTTGGGGAGCTCAGAAGGTATTAGATTCTGGGATTCATCGAAGTCACTCCTCAATATCTCAACATTCCATTAGTTCACTTAGAGCCTCTCCTCCAATGGGAATTCTAGCTGAAGCTGTGAACTCATACCATTCCCTACCTTTGTCAATGCTGGAGGTAATCCATCAATTAATCTAACAAATTTTTTGCTTTGATAaatttcttcatttataaatgGCAATTTGTGATCTCTTTAAATTGCAAATTCCAATGTTATCTCTTCAGCGTGCCGAGAATGCAACCTCAAATACAATGAGTCTAGCGGAGCATTTCAGTACACACATTTCCAATGGCATTCCAGAGACACCAAACCAGCTGTCTGAAGAGATGATTAAGTGCATCTCAGCCATATATTGTAAACTCGCCGAACCTCCCTTGGTCAGTCATGATTTCCACTCATCTCCTATATCGTTCTCATCATCGATGGGTGAATTTTCTCCAAGAGGTCAGTGTGACATGTGGAGCTCACCGTGCAGAAAAGATTCATCTTTTGACCCACACTTAGTTAATCCTCCCTTCCACAATGAAGGATCCCAGGAATTCAGCGGTCCTTACTGCACAATGGTAGAAGTGCAATGGATCTGTACAGATAGTAAGAAGCTAAGAGATGTTGAGCACATGCTAAAAAGATTTAGGTGAGCTTTCTTGTTTTACTAATGTTTACATCTTTTGCCAGTATTATATCGCTCGTCCCTACTATTTGTCTGGTGGGTGAGGAAATGGAGGAAAGAAATTATAACTTTGTAATGTGAAATGTCTATTTTCCTTCCTTCATCATCTTCTCAGTGATCAAATGAAATATTATGGAAAATTCCATGTAACTGGAATGTTTTGTTCCTTTTATGCTTCAATATATATTGAACAAAAAATCTACTATGTTAAGCAGACCATACGCAATTGTCATGAACTGCCTCTCTGATATGCAAGTTGCATAATTGTCCTTTTGACATTCAATGCTTCTTAGTGTTTTACCTTGcacacttattttttttttttggggggggggggggggggtgtgttgCAGAGCTGCATTTTAAATTGCCTGCATAAGATTAAAGACACTTACATTGGGAATTTTTCTGGATGGTGCTTTAGAAAGATTTTAGCATTATAATTTCTATTTTCATGATTAATATCTTTCAACTACAACTTATAATGGACAATTAAAAAACTCTTATATTTGCAGGTCACTCATTTCTGGATTGGAAGAAGTTGATCCTAGAAAGATGAAAAATGTGGAGAAGCTTGCTTTCTGGATTAATGTGCATAATGCACTAGCAATGCATGTAATAATCCACAGCTCAAAGCATTTCTATCACACGATGTTACCTTCATTTGTCATTGTATCAATATGTTTTTTAAATGCTGTGCTGCAGGCATTTTTGGTGAATGGGATTCCAAAAAACAATTTGAAGAGAATTTCATTGCTGCTGAAGGTGAGATTAGTTCTTTAATTTTCTTCTAGGTGAGAAAAAATGGTATGTGATGTTGCCGTATTTTTTATAAGCTCATGCTTGATCCAGGCAGCATATAATGTGGGGGGTCACACCACAAGCATAGACATGATACAAAGTTCAATTCTGGGTTGCCGATTGCCACGTCCAGGACTCGTAAATCCCATCCCTGTATTTCTATTGAATCTAAGTACACAATATTTGTTCTTCCTTTTTCAGTTTAATTATGAAAAACAAAAACATTGGAGGTTGATTTTGGTCCCCATATTTTTCATGACAGAAATTCAACCATTTAGTGCTTGCAAGAACACTGATCAAACTCCCTTTTTCTTGTAGTGGCTTCGATTTTTTCTCTCTCCAAAGATGAAATTCAAGGTTGGTTATGGCCGAAAAGCATATGCGATTGAGCAGCCAGAGCCTCTCTTACATTTTGCCCTTTGTTCAGGGAGTCATTCCGATCCTGCAGTATGTGTCTGTCCTTCATCTGTtaagtatatataaataataaatgatTATCCATGACTCAtcttccaaaagaaaaaaatgcTGACACTAGGTTTTAAAATCTTTACACCATAAATTTTTGGCATTGTCACTTGGCATTGTTCTCAAAATCAAGGTTTGTTAAATTTGGATTAAGAACTATGAACCTGGCAACTAGATGACTCACCTAAACTTTCTTGATAGAATGTAAAATGCAATACTAGACAAGTTTAATCATTTTGGTTTTGAGATTATGTTCGAATTCATATGATTTACCGCCTGCTATGTACAAATTTGGCATTGCGTCATCTGAGTCGataaacccttttttttttttaataacctgAGTCGATAAACACCCTATATTTTTCTAGCAATTAACTTTGCACCAAACTGTGACAGGTTTTGGGACAACATGCAAAAGCATGCAAGAAAATTTATTGTTACATATGTTCACACTTAGCATAATTCTTCAGGTCCGGGTATACACACCCAAAAGGATATTTCTGGAGCTGGAACTGGCAAAAGAAGAGTACATTCAGACCACCTTCTGCATCCGAAAGGAACAGAAAGTTCTTATGCCAAAACTAGTGGAGTCTTTTGCAAAGGATTTGGATTTGTGCCCTATTGGTTTGCTCAAGATGATTGAACATTTCATGCCTGCTTCTCTGATGAAAAGCATTCAGCAGTGTCGACGTGGGAAATTCTCAAAAAGCATTGAGTGGATACCCCACAAATTCGCTTTCCGTTATCTCCTCTCAAATGAATTAGCTCAGCTACATCTATGATAAACGCCAAGATCCTTCTTTTGAGGGCAATGGTGGCATTAGCAGGGATGGGTCTATATGGGTTAGTTCCTTCGTATTTTTTCATCTGTGAGTGCAGCTAACTTGGAAAAACAGATGAATCATAACCAAGCAAAAGCTTGGTTTCTCCAAATTTGCCGCTTTGAAGAACGGTGATCAAATGGGCTCGACCTCACTCAGCTTGAGTACATGAATAGAGCAGCGGTAACTTTGGTGTTGAGATCTCCTCAGCTCTGCATAGAGTGGAATGGTCAAGGTTCAGCTGTTACTATAATTTCCAATGGTGACATTTTACACTTTTGTGTACAAATTAAATGAGAGGAGAAGCAAGAGATAGGATGATATATTGGCTGCATTGATGTAGATTTTGATGATTGCACTTCTAAATACAATCTTTCTTGGGTCTAAGCATACTTATAAATTGCATTGTGAGAAATGGGCCATTTGACTTGACTTCTCTCCTCTAGATGAGAAAGAAAACAATGTGTgcgcattatatatatattgttagaaATTCCCTTTACTTAATagcttaagctattagattgtgagccaataatgtatatcaaccCTTCGCACTCCCCTACAGGTGTAACTTGATTGCACTTGAATagataaacacataataaacaatATTCATGATAGTAAATAAGATAATTCTTAACTAACAAATAGTAATTGTAGTTAAGAAGACTAGAACCGAGGACCTCTTGGTAATCataactctaataccacttgttagagtTGGGAATCTTTCACTTGGCCATGATATGCATGGCTTAGAACTAATTTGACCAAAAAGTTCAAACTTTTTTTTGTTAGGAATACTTTGTCGGGCGATTCCCTTTCTACTACTAGTAATATTTTACTTTAGGTGGTGGTTTTGTTTattagaaatctgaaaaacaaacaaaaattgcTAACTCAACCATGGAAGTTGTGCTAATTGCTTTAGCATTAGCTAGTAAGGAAGCAAGTTGgttgaaagatatgttttatgaaatttcattttaagAAAATGATGTAGGATGGGGTAGGGTAACCTAGTCCTATCAatttcaaccctcacaagcaagcatacacacaTTAGACACTTTAAACTAAGAATTCAGTTAATCAATATAAACACAATAAAGCATGCCAAATTTCACATGTTCCAGGATTTTAAAAAGGTGTATGATGCTATTCTGAAATAAGTCCCAAATGATTCTTTCAGAAAGATATCAAGTTAAAATGCAGAAAGATGTTATTTCAATTtttcaagaataaaattctaAACTTAGCAAACAATATTCCCAATGATTTACAAGCTAGCAAGTATCGATATTGAAATCTAAGTAGCTCAAATATGCTTTCTAAATCATGGAAGTTCAAGTTTCAAGTATGGGCTTACAGAAGGTTAAGCAAAGACTCAAACaatgtgaaataatattgaaatttcagAATTTGGGTAACTATAGTCGAATGTGAATTAAGGgttagtcacctgaagaatttaaAAATAGATTTCTAGAGTGGCAGTGTTGGGTCATTCGACTGATAGAAGgacctcagtcgactgactgagATTTCAGAAAAAATACTGAGAGTCAGTACAATGTCAGTTGACTGACCTGCTACGGGATTGAATGAAAATGCAAGGATTCAAGGCTATTTCTCGATGAATGCTTATGAAACTTTTAAAAAAGGTTCTCAAGAAATTTTAGGTTGGTTTAAGAAAAATATTAGGTAAATCATTGAAATGATTGCGTATTTAAGGAGGAACCGGTAGGACTCTCGGCGGTGATGCCGACGACGAGATCCCCGAAGAGGAGCTCCCCATCCCAGGAGCTTGAGCGAGTGAATTGGCCATTAGAGAAGAGGATGGTGTGAGTTATGAAGTGGACGGCGACGGCGACAGTCTCCTTCTGGCATGTGGCGATGGCAATCTCCGGTGGCGTGCAGCGAGCCGCAACGACGTTAGAGGAAAGCCTTAGGGTTTCTTTTCCATCAATCAAAGAGTAAAGTGTAATTGATTATGTTTTTCATTTTTGTAAACCTCATTTCGCAAGGTTGGCTCCATAAGGGAACTGAGTCAGAATCTGGGTTCACACTGAGTCTCTGTTGAGCCAGATACACAGTCTTGATAGCAAGTTAGGGCTTCCCACTAGCGCTGTCGCGACTCGCTGCATGTCGCCGGAGATTTTCATTGTCGCACGCCTGAAGGAAACCGCCGCTATCATCGTCGTTGCATGCCACCGAAGAAGGAGACCGTCGCCATCACAGCAGGTCCTAATCAGAAACCACTGCACACTGCACGCAAGTTTTCTTATCTCCGAATGGCGAGTTCTTGCATGCCTTCAAGGAGAAAAGGAGAAGGAGAATCGAACAACACTTACAAATGCAGGCCAGTCTCTTTCCCATCTAGAAAATTCTAATTCTAATCTTCATATATTGTAGCCCAACCTGGTCGGCGTTGGCTCACCGGTGCCTTGGGTGGTTAGGAAGGTTTGTTCCCCCTCCAATGGCCTCACTGTCGACGGGGAAGGCTGTAAGAATCCGacccgtgagatatggaataaataaataagaaaagggtaaaatggtaaattgagcaggcttcgttgacgaaggcactTCTATTGTTCGATGACGAAATTCataggtttgtcgacgaggagaagtcgagaggttttgggaaatccagaaatctcaggctcatgGATGAGACCACCACtacgtcgatgaacttccttcgctggttcgtcgacgaagacgttgcctcatcgacgaagttggacgagtcaaaggtgctataaatatccatttctttgcttagaagctaagttatcaaggttttctctctctctagaactcgaagccacacactctctctctagatttcttcaccgtttgtTATTAGAATTGACAAACCAATGTTACTgtgaggatcaaggaaggaatctctacgtgttctgtggaatggatcttcgttttgaggtcttcaggttttgacccaaaaatcgaggtaaggctcagttttcatttccatttcgaTAGATCTGTAGAGCGTAAGATTGTAAATAattattgtactgtgatttataggttttgggaactcagttcatggtttaggagccatagagtttgTGTTGGGATTttaggggaaaggtaaggggattctgtttatatcagttattttcgaaattggattcagtagaactgtggttcacgatcctgtgtatgttttgactacttatttggggaaatctaacgtgCAAAAATTACATGGTTTTcgtgttacagttttgggaaaaagggggcattgggttgcatctctagtttcatTGAAAAACTGtagatatatattgtgttatgaaGATGGCCgggccttgacttgttttaaactatattttgaaaatcatgattttgtgattacccaataagtgtggaatgaattgttatatgaatatgcataaGTTGTGATTTGctaaaatgagatataggaacgtgtgttTCGAGTTGTTccaagttgtgaaagagtgtccggctctatattctagggtgtgaaataccacctgccagtggcaagagtgtccggctctatatccgagggcatgaaatATTAtctcttaccggctgatcaccaaagggtttggatccactagttgtaccggtacgatgccatgggagcctagggctacgccatgtgctggGGACACCGTGTAATGCGGGCTGACTTtgtgccaaagggtgtgacgaaaccgggttgcttgatcatgtgtgtgtgtgttgaaaactatattggaactgtattgaactgtgtatgttttatgtcatgataacacttatatgccCTACACCGATATAATCgaattcttccttactgagaggtgtctcacccctatcgtatgtacatgttttcaggtccttcgtgTAAtcaaaactagcgtccttgtgttggaaGCGTAGTGGTTGGTATACTGCGTGAAGTGCTTGTATAAGTATTAGGACTATAACAGGGTTGTTCGTTTAGGTATTTGctggcaccctgggttatgttttgtattatggagcttagactctatttgtatagactctggtatgatactatgtatgtatggaatgaacttttccaTTGCCtatatgtcgtgtatgtgaatgtatacagggtgtacgggaaccccatggggttgggccctcattcattatagtatcatttgtgttttgtataatatagggacatgttactacatcacaccctgggttCCAGTgctgggtttggggcgtgacagcttgatatcagagctaaccaggttgttaggtcttgcagACTTGGTTAGATGTAGCTATGTGTacgtaccagagtataggatgtaggaaatgggtagaataggttgagggttgttttgttgctacaTAGAGACTCGTtggtggtgttctgtgtttttcttggaatgatgatttcagtaaaaacacggcaaaccattgatgatttcgtGTCGATGTGATTGGACACGTAtgccatcgagaggttcacatgtaTGCACCCTACGACGTTctcaggaggacctgatccgatgatagcagaggtgtaagaacccgaaccgtgatatagggaattaattaattaagagaagggttataaatagatattttcattacttctcaactaagaaaactcaaattctctctctatctctctagaaactcaacctactctctatctctctagatttcttcgccgtatgTAACAGGAATCGTAGATCCtatgttaccacgaggatcagggaaggattctctacaagttctacggattgaaTTTTTGTTTCGGGCATTCttgggttttggcccaaaatagaggtaaggcttgattttcagTTCTGATTTGATAATCTTGTAGGTAACAGAGTTGTGAGCGAGTTTTGTGCTGTgggttataggttttggaactcggttcatggtttaggggccttggagttcgggatttgtcattcgggaaaaagtaaggggatttagtttatgtctgttatttttgaaatcggacttgatagaactatggttcacagtcctgcgtgcattttggttactcatttggggaaatctaataagtaaaattgtgggtttttcatgtaacagtttttgggaaaaaaggggtacTCGGCTGcattccctggttttgttggaaaatctttggtatactgtgttatgtattgtgttaggaatgctcgtgccttgactttattaaactgtGTATGCTCGGAAAATCAAGATTTATATATTAACAAATGGGTgcggtttgtttggttatatgagcatgcatggttgtgttttgatgaaatgcaatatgaATTGGGTTCCAAGTTGTTCTAGGCACTAAAAGAGTGTTTggttctatatctgagggcgtgagtcttaccggctgatcatcgaagggtgtggatccactagtttgtaTTGGTACGATGCCGTGGGAGCCTGGGGTttgccatgtgccggggacgccaTGTATTGCGGGCCGGCTATGGGCCGATGCCCGGTATCGTAGGCATGCTTCGGGCCGAaaggtgtgacaacaccgggttacttgatcatgtgtttGCATGTATACACTATTTTTAAACTGTTTGTGGATGTACTGGAAATtgcatttaattgtgtatgttttgctgtcatgataacactcaaatgccacacatcgatatatcCTGTATCTgcctttattgagaggtgtctcacccctgctgtacgtacatatttttcaggttcttcgagtaaccggaactagcgtcccgATGttaggagcatagtggtcggtgtactgtgagaggtacttgggtaagtactagtaCTGTATCAGGTTGACTTTTGTGGTTATGGTTGTCACTCGGGTTGTGTTGTATTTTTGTGaagtttgactcctttgtatagactctggtatggtacaaattgtgtatagaaagacttatcttccATTGTGTTTCTATTATGTATGTGAATGCGTATAGGGTGCCTGGAAATCCCACGGGGtcaccctcattcattgtactgtatcttgattttggtgatacagggacaggttaggttactttttcaccctcgggtccaattattgggttcggggcatgacagcttggtatcagagctaaccaggttgttaggtcttgtagacttggttaggcataactgtgtgtacataccagagcatagggGTTGGATGTGGGTAAAGTTGGTTGAGGGATGTTTTGTTGCCAAATTGGGACTCGTCGGCAGTGCTTTGTTTTTTTCttagaatgacaatttcagtaaaatcatagcaaaccattgatgactttcgtgttagtgtgataggacataatagagcccaaggataatgacctgggaagtggctccaaggagacaacgagtgatgagtctcctactgtGCCTCAAGGACTAACAAGATAGGTcctacgggagatcgggcggagtgatAGGAGACGCGAACTTTCTCCTACATCTATGggatgcaccattgagaggttcacacgcatgtaTCCTCTTACGTTCTCAGGGGACACGACCCGACGATAGTAgaggactaggtcgagaagattgaaaggatcttggaggtcctacactgtaCAGTCAAGCagagagttctttatgctacctttCAGTTATTTGGgaaggcagggcgatggtggactgccgtgagtctgctggagaagtagagggCTAGTCTTGTGGAAATGTCTTGGAGtcatttcaaggaagtgttctctgatagatacttcccggcttctgtatGTGACgataaggcggatgagttttctacgctaactcaggggagtatgacggtgcatgGGTATACTACtcagtatatagagctatcccaatttgcaccgtgtttgatcttgaacgagtacgagaagacttggagattcgagaagggcctgaggaattcgcagattagtgggtatgctttagatccgcgAATTCTCAGTTTTAGTGGATAAAACcattgtgattgagactggtatctgagaggacgaggtggatcaggagccaAAGAAGAGGTCAGTACCTTCTGGTTTTCAGTTTGGATCTCgtcaaggatcatggaagaagaagaacaaaggctCAAGTTACCACCAGAATATCGAGCGCTAGGGTTCTTAAGTGGATCAGTCGCATAAtcattgtatcaggtgccacagatggcatgagggtgagttccaatcatttgggggtaactgttacagtTGTGGCAAACTAGGCCACATGGCTCATGACTGCCGCACATCAAAGAGAGTCACGTCTGCATCTAGTGTAAACCGGggtagcaatcagatacctcaagTAACTAGCCAGGCAAACATAGCTTCGGTgagggtatattctcttactccagcagatgctgaCCGTGCAGGGAATGTAGTGACatgtaccatgttattgctttcaaatagagctgttgttttatttgattcgggggcaacccattcttttgtatttgtGAACTTCGTAaagttgtgtggggttgagacccaagttatgaatAAAAGGTTATCTGTAGCTACACCGCCTGGGAGTGTAACATCCTGTAGAAGGATGTTAGGAGGCTacctagtggaaattcagggaaggctgctaccaaTGAATCTCGTGGTGTACGATATGTCTGGTTTTgacgtcatattggggatggattggtcaTTTTCAGTTATGCTATGATCAACTGTCTTGGAaaggtggtagtattcagacctcctgtgGAGccggagtatgagtttgtaggatcatgtgtgtTCGACGCCACATATTCTATTGACATTACAGGCAAGGTGGTTACTattggacggatgtcaagggtacatagcttgcgtgaaggaaccaccacgggatgagttgaagcttgaggatattcgagtggttaacgagttcctggatgtgtttccagaagacttGCTTGGTTTACCTCCaaattgtgaggtggagtttgtgatcgAGTTGCTACCTGACAAGACA includes:
- the LOC131155841 gene encoding uncharacterized protein LOC131155841, with translation MSSWMFLLGTEANCFAHIVHEENRRAFSFNPLKFMEATTSRHRRSVSDPAEIRSKEDALNNTAEASTYLKLDMGQLKKSAVPKKRQSFNTEVQNSLKQEILQLQKGLLDQVVARCALEKALGHSSSPCETATVNSMPKAAEDLIKEIAILELEVKHLEKYLLSMYRKQFDRQVSSLSSIDEKLKSGSARHKGVLLEDSGHDTTSKKENSVIHSGHPLTPLNSIDKPPKECNDTWGAQKVLDSGIHRSHSSISQHSISSLRASPPMGILAEAVNSYHSLPLSMLERAENATSNTMSLAEHFSTHISNGIPETPNQLSEEMIKCISAIYCKLAEPPLVSHDFHSSPISFSSSMGEFSPRGQCDMWSSPCRKDSSFDPHLVNPPFHNEGSQEFSGPYCTMVEVQWICTDSKKLRDVEHMLKRFRSLISGLEEVDPRKMKNVEKLAFWINVHNALAMHAFLVNGIPKNNLKRISLLLKAAYNVGGHTTSIDMIQSSILGCRLPRPGLWLRFFLSPKMKFKVGYGRKAYAIEQPEPLLHFALCSGSHSDPAVRVYTPKRIFLELELAKEEYIQTTFCIRKEQKVLMPKLVESFAKDLDLCPIGLLKMIEHFMPASLMKSIQQCRRGKFSKSIEWIPHKFAFRYLLSNELAQLHL